A window of candidate division KSB1 bacterium genomic DNA:
TTGTGGAACGGGTTCGGATGCGGAATGGCAAGCTCCGCATGTGTCGGAAGCGTCGGAGATTCCCCTTCCTTTACCGAGGTCCACACGCGACGCTGCGTAAAGATACGCGTTTCTGGCCCCGAAAGGGTGAGCTGGATCACTCCGCCGGCTACCTGGAGCGTCTCATCGCGGGTAAATTCGAACCACTGGCCATCGACGGGGAAGGGGACCTGCACCGTTTGAGGAGAGCGGCTGAAATTCGCAGCCACGACCACGCTCTCCTGCCCGTACGTGCGATGGAACACGACCGTCCTCTGATTGCTGTAGGTTCGGACCACGCTTACTGTCCCGCGTCGCAGTGCAGGTAGAGCCTTCCTCAGAGACAGGAGCCCGCGGTAATAGCGCAAGATCCCCTGCCAGGGTTCTCGCGAGGGTTTGGTCCAGTCCAGGGGATTGCGGCCGACTACCTTAGGCAGGTCTTCCCCGTACTCCTGGCCATGGTACAGCATGGGAACCCCGGCCGCAGCGAGCAAAACGGCCCCGGTCATCTTCTCGTAGGCCACAGCTGTCGCGTAGTCCGTACCCACGTAGTTCAGGCACTCGTAGATGGTCCTCTGCTCGTCGTGGCTCACGGTGTAGTTGATCACGTTGGTGGGATCCCGAAAACCGTCCGCCGCGTAGTCGAGCGCTCGGCGGGTCCCCTCGCTGTCGAAAGTGCGCAGGTTGGTCTTCATTACGTCGTGGAAGGTGTCGTGCCATTCGGCGCTCACGGGCACCCGGCTCAGCAGTGTGGGATCCTGAGGCAGGTGTTCCGCGATACGGTAGACCAGTGGATCCAGGGTGCGCGCGTAGTCAGCAAAGGAGGCGATGCCTTCTTCCTCGATGTAGCGTGTGGCGTCGAAGCGGAACCCGTCGATGTGGTACTCGCGGATCCAGAACTCCACTACATCGCGGAACAGTTGCTTGGTTGCCGGCTTGGTGTGGTCGAAGTCGGGCATGCCCCAGTCGTTGCCCGCGGAATGGAAATAGGGGCTGTTGTCCAAATTGTCGGCGTACGGAAGCACCAGCGGCGATGACCAGTCCACGTGGTTGAACACCATGTCCATGAAGACGGCGATCCCCCGCTGGTGGGCCTCGTCGATCAGGCGCTTCAGGTCTTCCGGGCTACCGTACGTCGCCTCGGGGGCAAAGTAGAAAGCCGGATTATAGCCCCAGCTGTTCGAGCCCGGGAATTCGTAGCAGGGCATCAGTTCGATGGCGTTAATCCCCAGGCCAACCAGATAGTCCAGCTTATTGCGAACCCCTTCGAAGGTGCCCGCGAAGTCTCCGACGTGCATTTCGTAAATCACGTAGTCGTACCAGCTGGGCCGGCGGTACTGCTGGTCATGCCACTGATAGGCTGGGGCTCCAACCCTTATCACGGACCGGGCGTTCTCCGGTCGATAGTCCTGTTGACCCTGAAGCGTCCAGTCGACTTCGCGGGCATAAGGATCGGCCAGGCCGAGCTCGCCGTCAATCACGAAGCGATAGCGGTAGGTACCGGGCGCCAAGGCCTTCACGATCCACCATCGCCCATCCGGCGACCGATTCATGACGTCCGCGGCCGGGTTCCACCCGTTGAAGTCTCCGACCAGGCTCACGAAAAACCTCGTGTTCGGAGCAAACAGGGCGAAGGTGACCGTCCCATCCCCATTGTCCGTGGCTCCCAGGCGGGTTCCCGGCGGCGGCTCTGCATTGACGAGCTGCGGCAGGGTCCAGACATCCACGCGTGCAAGAGCCACCAGCCCTGCCCCATCCTGGGCTTTGGCCACCAGGCGATGACGGCCAGGAGCCTCGGCCGCCGCTTCCCACCACCATTCGAGGGTCGTGCCCGACGCCGCCGCCCGCGGGCGACCGTCAATCCAGAGCTCGAGGGTCTCACTACGTACGCCCTCGATCCGAATTGTGGCCCCGCCCGTCAGGACCGTGTCCGAGGATGGTGAGACGAAGCGCACTTGGACGGCGCCAGACAAGGGCTCTGGGGAGACAGGGATGTGATAGTCCTGCCCGAAGTTATTGTCCCAGGAGCCGTCGGCCCAGCGGAAGGCGAAGTCCAGCTTCTCGACCAGCTGCGCCCCGCTACGGAACGGGCCCACCGCTACCGAGCAGACACGAGCGGCGCTCGGTCCAAAAAGCGGCGTCTCCACCGCAACGCCATCGGACCAAAGGGTGCTTCCAGGAGGCCAGTACTCTGAAACGGGCCTCTCCCACTGCCGGCCCACTCCATTCACCCCCCAGTGCAAGAAGCCCCCTTGCGTACACCCGGAGACCCGGATCCAAATGGTGTCGTTGACGCTCGGCTCCAGAGGGCGCCACGAAACCCGGGTCAGCAGGGTGATGTGATAGTCGTTGCCGTTGTTGTTGTCCCAAGAGTTATTGCTCCAGTGGATCACGAAATCGACCGAAGAAACCTGCTGCCGGGGATCCGTGAAGGGCCCGAGGGTGATCGAGCAGACCCGATTTGCGTCCGGGCCCTGCAAGGGGGACTCCACGGCGGCGCCGTCGCCCCATCGGAATGTGCCGGGAGGCCAGTAAGCTGAGATCGGTTCCTTCCATCCGTTCACGCCCCAGTGCAGGTAGCCACCCATGGTGCACCCGGTCACACGGATGGTAAGGGTCGAATACGGGGTTGGAAACGTCGGCTCCCAGCTCACCCTTGGTTGCGTGTAGGCCCAACCGGGAATCAGGAACAACAAAAGCAGGCATCCTCTACGGAAGTCAGGTTTCATGAGACTTTCCCTCTCCCTCACCGGCACCACGGTGAACTAATCATCCAGGTTCAGCCCTGTGCGGCCACGCCTTTCCCCGTGCTGCTCGCCTGCGGGTACGGACAGAGGGATGCCAGCGGGCAGGACCCACATTTCGGGGCCCGGGCCCGGCAAATCGATCTACCCAGGCGCAGGAGGTTCAGGTGAAACGAGTATCCCTTTCCGGCAGGCACCACAGGGGCCATTAGCCAGAACGTCTTCTCCGCGCTCGCACCCACCGGAACAAATCCCAGCCTCTGCACGATCCGGTGCACATGGGTATCGACCGGGAATACATCCCGCCCGCAGGCGAACATGAGCACGACCGCCACGGTCTTGACACCGATTCCCTTAAGCTGACCAAGCCAAGCGACGGCCTCTTGCACGTCCATTTGGCAGAGCTTGCTAAGGTTGAACCCCCCAACCGTGTCTCGGATCCAGCGCAGGACGTCGCGGATCACCACGCTTTTCTGCCTCGAGAGCCCGGCCACCCGGATTGCCAAGGCAATCCCCTCCGGTTCCGCGTCCGCCACCTCCGCCCAGGTTGGGTACCTCCGACGAAGTTCCTCGTAGGCACGGTCGCGATTGCGGTCGTTGGTGTTCTGGGAAAGGATCGTTCGTACGAGCACGTCCACGGGGTCTACCGGGCCAGACCATTTGGGTTCGCCGAAGGCCTTTTCGAGGGCGGAGACGGCAGCCGCCACCCTCTCGGCGAGCTCTGGGTCCGGGACCGGATCGGGCTTGTTCCGCCTCCTACTTCGCACCTTGCCTGCCCCGGCGCGGTTTGCGAGACCTTGGGAAAAGCTCCTCTTCCGAGATCCGGCGCGCGTCCGGAATGCTCGCCAGCGTGTCCCGGAGGGAGGCTGCGAACTGGGGGTCGTCCACCCCAATAGCGGCCACGAGGCCCCTGCCGAGAATTTGCCCCAATCGATTTCTGGTGGAGAAGGCCACCACCGGAACCCCCGCGCGGAAGGCCTGGCTTGCCAGGTGGCGCACCGTCCACCGTGAGGCGTCCTGCGCGAAGATCAGCAGGCGGCAACGCCTCTTCCGCAGGGATGCCTCGATCGCGGATGATCCTATGGCAAGCCGTCCGGCTCGTCGGGCAAATCCCAGCAAGGCCTCAGCTTTGGGGACCAGATCGCTCCCGGACATACTTCAACAGGGCCTCGTAAAATGCATCTTCCACCGACGTGCGCAGCGCCCGAGCCAGAGCGCCTCTTTTCTTCGCCTTTCGCACGCACTCTTCGTTCAGGCACAGGTAGGCACCGCGGCCCGGCGCTCGGAAGTGAGGATCAATCGCCACCTCGCCGCTCCGGTTGCGAGCAATGCGCAGGAAATCCGTCTTTGGCCCCTTACGACGACAGCCGACGCAGGTCCGCTCGGGGATATGGCTGGCCTTGGCTCGCAACCCCGCTCCCGTCGGTCTCTGACCACCCCTCGGTGTGTTGCTCATCCGGCCTCGGCCCAGGACAGGCTGCCGCTCCGGACGTTCAGAACCGGTACGGCTTTGCCACGATCTCGCGAACGCGCACATCGAAAAATTTGTTCGAAGGCTGCGCATGGACAATGGCCACTGTGTCCGCGCCGCGCCCCGTTCCCGCCACGCAAACCACGTCCTCGGGCGGCACCGCCCCCGCGTCGCAGGCCATGCAGGCAATCTCCACGCAGACCTTGACCCCCTCGCCCAGGATTCGGAGGGCAGCGGAGATCAGGTCCAGCTCACTCCCGCCGAAGCGGTCGCGGATCGCGCGGTTGATTCCCCTTGTGGGCAGGGTCCCGGTGACCACCGCGACGCCCCTGGCGCGGAGCTCCTCCCGGATGCGCACATCGAATTCCTGCTCGCCAGGCTTGCGGAACCCCGTATTGTGGGTCACAACCACGAGCTGTACGCCTGGCGGGAGAGTTCGCTGCGCCGCCTTGCGCGCGGTTTCACCGGAGGTGGAGGCTACGACGACGTAGCGCAGCCCGCGCTCCCGCGCTGTTTGGAACGCCAGGTCCAGGGCAGCCTCGGTGTTCTCCGGACCAGCCTCGCGGAACGTGATCATCGAGTACCCTTCACCTCCACCAGCCCTTGTAGACGACGGAGGACCTTCACATAGCCCTCCAGGAAATCCTCGAACACGAGTTCGACGGTCCGCAGGGACTTCACCAGACCGGCGCTCTGACCCGCCTCGATGAGGCCTTCGGCCAGCTCGCCGTCCACGATGGCCATTCGTGCTCGCCCCTCCTGGAGGATCTCGCGCAGCTGCGGCTCCTGGGCGCCGCGCTGCTCCGCACGCAAGAGCTGCTCCGCCAACGCGTTCCGGATCACCCTGGTGGGGATCAGGCTCCGGGTCACCACAACCGTGGCCGCGTCCTCGGCCCTGACGATCGCGTTCTTGTAGTAGATGCTGCAATTGGCCTCGACGGTGGCCGCAAAACGCGTCCCCACCTGCACTCCCTCGGCACCCAGCGCGAGGGCGGCTACGAAACCACGGGCATCCGCAATGCCGCCGGCGGCAATGACCGGGACGCTGACCGCATCCACCACCTGCGGGACCAGGGTGATGGTGCCGATTTCCTCGCGCCCGACATGACCTCCGGCTTCAAACCCCTCGGCCACCACCGCATCCACGCCTGCGCGCTCGGCCCGCACCGCCTGGCGGACATTGGAAACCACGTGGACCACCGTCACGCCCTTCTCTTTAAGCTGCGGCGTAAACACCGCCGGATTGCCGGCTGAGGTAAATATGATCTTCACCTCCAGATCCAGGCACACGCGGATGAGCTTAGGGGCGTCGCTCCGCGTCAAAGGCACGTTCACGGCGAAAGGCTTGGAGGTCCCAGCCCGAACAGCCGCAATCTCCCCGTGGAGCTGAGACGGACTCATCGATCCCGCGCCCAAGACGCCGAGACCGCCGGCCTCGCACACCGGCACCACCAGGTGGTGGTCCGCAACCCAGGACATCCCCCCCTGGATGATCGGGTACTCAATGCCGAACAGTTCCGTGACCCGCGTTTTGAACTTGGGCAGCTTCTTCGCCATCGTTCATCCCTTCTGGAGCCGGCCGTCCGGCCTCACTCTCCGCTCAAGAGTTCAAGCGGGACCTCACTGACGCGGATGAGCCTCACCTCCCCCGCCCGGAGCCGTCGCCATTGCACGCGGACACACCCTCCCCACGGGTCGAAGTCGGTTAGCACCCCAATCCCCAGGCAGCGACCATATTCGGATTCCAGCGCGCAGAGGCGGCGTTGCTCAAACTCGGCTGTCCGGCCTCCGAACGTCGCAAGGGAGGGGTCCGGCTCCGGGTACCGGACAAGCACCTCCCGTCCCTCCAAGGGCACAAGGCGGTCAACCTGCGCTACCACCGTGGGGCGTCGAAATTCTTCCTCCTCGGCACGGGCCAGGTAGGTCTGGAGCAACCCGATCCGATATGCTCTTCTCTCCTCACGCGTCCGCATTCGGACGCCGGGCGGCACATCGACCAGGAGCGTCGACCAATCGTTCGATAGCAGGATCATCTGCAAGAGCGCGGTCCCCTGGAGGTCCCTCCGGAAAACCACCACGTGATTGGGGCGCAGGCAGTGGAGTTTGGCCATCTTGAGCTGGAAGCCATCCCGTCCCCGAACCAGGCCGGTGGTGTCGACGATGACCATCTGAGCACCACGGGACAGGGCCGCCATCACCAGACGAAAGGTTCCAGCCACGCATTCCGTCAGGTGGCGGGAAGGCGAAAAGCTCCCCACAAACCAGAGATCCTCTTCTGGCCCTAACCCTGCCGACTGGAACCAGGCCCATCCGATACAGCCAGGAGGGCCTACACGGGACTGGCCGACGTCAGCGTCCACCAGCGCGGTTCGGAGACCCTGGTCGACGGCTTGCCGCCCCAGGTAGGTGCAGAAGGTGCTTTTCCCCGAGTCGGGACCGCCCAGCACAGCTACCACGCCGGGCGAGCTGAGGATCTGCCGCGCGGCCGCCCGCCAGTCCTCGGGGATCTGTAGCTCGGCCATCGCCCCAGCCAAACTTCTGCAACTGGTCTGCCGTTCCTGTCCCCGAACCGTGTCACGGATCCGAATTGGGGACTCGGACCGATCTCAGCCCCTTGTTTTCTGGAGGGACCTCGCCGGATCCTCCCGGAGCCTGCCCTTCCTCCAGGAGCTTCTCGATCGCTTCCCGCACGCGTGTGCGCAGGTGGGAGGCATCGAAGGCAGACGCCTCCGCAGGCATCATCGGGCTACCAATCCGGAGTCTTACCACGCCGGGCGAAATGCGCAATGACCCCTTGCGGCAGATCTCGTACGCACCCACGAGAGCCACGGGGACAATGGGCACCTGGGCTTCCCGAGCGAAGGCAAACGGGGCTCTCGTAAAAGGCAGCAGTGTTCCGTCCCGGGTTCTGTGGCCTTCTGGGAGGACAGCCACAGACACCCCGCGCCGGAGCTGCTCCGCAGCCTTTCGGTAGCTCCGGTGGAAGCCACGGCCATAACTTTGCTCGATGGGCACATTGCCGATACGCCGGATCACCCATCCGTAGACGGGCCAGCGGAAATGGGAAGCCAGCTCCACACCGCGCACGGGCCCCGGCAGGTACCCTCCGTAGATCAGGGGATCGAGGATATTGACGTGGTTGCCGAGGAATAGACAGGGCAGAACCTCCCGCTGTACGGACCCTTCCACCCGTACCCTCACCCCGCACACACGCAGAAGCGTCCGGCATGCCCACTTGAGGAATGGATCGTACACACGCAACGGCAACAGCAAAGCTGCAACCAGAACCGCCAGGGCCAGCACCGTGAAGAGGGCAAGCCCGACGGTCCAACACCAGCCGGTGCTGAGCACCGGGATCAAGCGAACACAGGTAGAGCGCCAGGCAGACATCGAAAGTGAATCGGCGTCGTTCCCATCACTTCGCCGTCCGGCGATAGCCGGCGGGGCGGGTCCATGGCGATTTCACCTTCGCAGCCGCGAAGCGTTTCCACTTCGGGCAGGCTGAGATGGGTGCCTCGAAATACCTTCGGAAACACACGCAGCAGTCGCAAGGCAGCCATCGGGCGACAGATGAGCAGATCCACCTGACCATCGTCCAGTATGGCCATAGGCGCCAGGAGCATGTTCCCCGCCGTGTAGCGGGAATTACAGAGCTCCACGAAGAGGCTCTCCGTGTGGACTTGGCGTCCGTCCAACGACACGGTGGTGCGGGAGGTGCAAAGCCGTGCTGTCTCCAGCACGACACTCACGGCGTACGCCAGCTTCCCCATGGCTTTGTATCGGAAGGAGCGGGCATTGATGTCCGACACAAATCCGATGCCCATCATATTGGCGAAATAGAGGACCTCGGACCCGGACTGGTACCGGATGAGGTCGATGGCTTTGACGCGGGCCTTTTCAATGGCCTTAAGCGCCGAAGCCGCCCCTTTGGGATACAGATCCCGGGAGAGAGAGTTGCCCGTTCCCACGGGCACCTGCCCGATGGGCAAGGGGATCTCTCCAAACCGCCTCACCAAGGCGTTGATCACCTCAAACAGCGTTCCGTCCCCTCCGATGGCCACCAGTCCATCCCAGGAGGATGGACCGTGCCAGTTGGCAACAAGCTGGTAGACATGGCCCGGATGCTGGGAGTAAGCCACTTCGACCTCGATCCCCGCCTGCCGGAGATACCTGATGTAGCTTCTGGACTTTTTTCTGCCTTTCCCACTGCCTGCAGCCGGGTTAACCACCGCCCAAATCCGCATCGGCGGACTCCCCTATCTCTCCTTCCTTCGCTCGGTGCCAAACTACGCCAAAGCCCCCAGCGGGGGCTTAGCAAGTGGCGAAGCTAAATTTCCCGGGCCCCCCACACCCAAAGGCCCTCCCTCCTTCCTAAACCGAAAACCGCCGGTCAGGACGCCAGTTGCTCTCGGATCTCGGTAAGTTCGATTAGATGGTCTTCCTCCTCCCTTACGGTTGCGTCGACAAAGGCCAGGTCCTGCTCCGGGCAATGCTTCCGGAGCTCCTGCAGAAGGAGGAGGGTGTTCTTTTCCATCTGGAGGGCAAGCTCCACCGCCTGCAGATCGCTTTGCGCTTCGGTGGCCATCTTCCGCGCCGCGGCGTCGTCCGGGAACGTCCGGTTGCGCAGGAGGGCTCGGACGTAGGCGTCGTACTCTCCAGGGTAGCTCTCCACGGAGTGGTGGGGTTCAAGTTCGGTGAGCCATTTCCGGAAGCGTTCCTCGTGCCGTTTTTCCTGCTGGGCGATGCGCTCCGCTGCTTCGCGGAGTCTGCTGCTCTTTGCAGAGGAGGCCAGAGCCTTGTAGAACTCGTATCCGTTGCGCTCTTCCGTGACGTTCATCGCCACGATCTCGCTGGCCAAGAAGAGGTTCGCCATTTCCTCCTCCCTTCGGGCATTGGTCGTCCCTCCTTCGCTCACCCCCGGCCGGCCCGGCAATTTAGACGAACCCGCCCTGAATGTCAAGGAGAAAGCCGTACCGCGGGCTGGAAGCCCAGGAAGTCCGTACCCTTCCCTTGCGGCGGCTCGGATCGGCCGGCAAGGGGTACAAAAAGAGAGGGCAGCCCCGGGGGGCTACCCTCTGGCGGGAATGTGTGGGAATCGAACCCACCCCCCGACGCCGGTGCGTCGGGGCAACGGATTTGAAGTCCGCGGGGCCCACCAGGTGCCCTTCCATTCCCTGCGCCGTAACGCCGAGGAACAGTCGAAATCTATCCGCCGTCGGCTTGAAATGCAAGGCATTTCGGGAAGGTTGGACCCTTTGTCGTCGCAAGTGGGCAGGTTCCCCCCGTCAACTGCCGGCTTGACCGGCCAGCCGGCGGACATCACCGACGCGCTCCGTAACTCCCATCTCGTCGAAGCGTAAAAGGAGTCCCAAAGCGTAGCGGCGTGTGGTCCCCAGGAGCTCCCGGAACTCGCTCACCGTAATTTCCCCCCGCTCGGTGCAATACTGACGCAACAGCTCTTGCGCCTGTCGGACGCGGCCCATTTCCAGATACAGGTCCGCCTCGATCCGCACTACCTCCCCCTTTGCTTCCAGCGCCCCAAGAAGATTGGTCAGACGAGAAACGGGCACGGCAAGCCTCGCCGCCATGTCCGGAACCGAGGGTGGCGAATAGCCACCTTCCTCCAATTCGTGGAGGACACGTCGCCGCAGCTCTTCTTCCTCCGGCGTGAGGCGCACAGTGTGTTCCGGCAGGCGAAGGAGCCCCCCTTGCTGTACAAGGAGACCCGCTTGCACCAGCCGCTCCACAGCGGCTTCGAAAAGCGAGATGTCCACCTGGCCAGGAAGGGATTCTTGAGCCTCCGATCGGTTCATCCCCTCCCGCAGGGGTTGATCGGCATGGTAGCGGCGAACCACCTCCAGCAGGAGCGATTCGACCTCCTGCAGCGCCTCTTGGTGGACAAACCCGTCCCGTCCTCCCCTCTTGATTCGAACGACCGTCCCCTTGCGGACCAGACCGTCCACGACCGCCTGGAGCTGATCGGGGTGAGTGGTCAGTTGCTGGGCCAGGGTTCGCAGCTCAACCGGCTGCCGGCCGGCACGTCGGATCCGCGCCGCGACGGCCCGCTCCAAGTCCAGGCTGGCTTGCTCCGAAAGAAATGCGACCGTCCCGGTCTCCTTCCGATCGAAGCGCGCGGGGTAAAGATCGAGGATCACGCCCCCTCCGATGGTCACAAGGGGTGAATAGCTGCGCACTACAAACGGCGCACCCCACTGGGACACCACCTTCTCCTCCAGGCGGAGTTCGGCCAGGCATTCCTCGCCGGGCAACACCTGCTCCCGGCCGAGAAGCCTCACCCTGCACAGGTATTCCCCCGTCCCCAGATGGAGACGTACCCGAGCCAGCTGCTGCAAAGGACGGGGGGCAGAAGGGAGGAGCCGAAAGGAAACGTGCAGGCGATCGGTGGGGACGTAGTAACCCGGCTCCACCAGCACATCGCCCCGCTCGATGACCTCCTTCTCCACACCCAGGAGATTGATGCCGGCCCGCTCGGCCACCCCAACCCGCTCCACCGGCTTGCCGTGGCGTTGAATGGACCGCACCCGCACTTCCAGCCCCTTCGGCTGGATTTCGAGCCGATCGCCGACCCGTACCCGTCCGCTGAGCACGGAGCCGGTCACCACGGTCCCAAAGCCCCTGAGCACGAAGGCGCGATCGATGGGCATGAAGAACAAACCCCGGTCCGCGCGCTCCGGCAGCTCCTCCATTGCCCGATCGATCTCTTGCCGGAGCGCGTCTATCCCCTCCCCGGTTACGGCGGAAACACGAACGATGGGAGCCGATTCCAGAAAAGTTCCCCGCACCAGCTCCCGGACCTCGCCCTCCACCAGCTCGAGCCACTCGCGCTCGACCAGGTCGATCTTGTTCAGCACGATGATACCCCGGCGCACCCGCAGCAGATCGAGGATTTCCAGATGCTCCCGGGTCTGGGGCATAACCCCGTCGTCAGCGGCAACGACGAAGAGCACAAGATCAATCGTGCTGACCCCGGCCACCATGTTCTTGATGAACCGTTCGTGGCCGGGGACATCGATGATCGCCGCCTTGTCGCTCAGGTAGGCAA
This region includes:
- a CDS encoding diacylglycerol kinase family lipid kinase translates to MRIWAVVNPAAGSGKGRKKSRSYIRYLRQAGIEVEVAYSQHPGHVYQLVANWHGPSSWDGLVAIGGDGTLFEVINALVRRFGEIPLPIGQVPVGTGNSLSRDLYPKGAASALKAIEKARVKAIDLIRYQSGSEVLYFANMMGIGFVSDINARSFRYKAMGKLAYAVSVVLETARLCTSRTTVSLDGRQVHTESLFVELCNSRYTAGNMLLAPMAILDDGQVDLLICRPMAALRLLRVFPKVFRGTHLSLPEVETLRGCEGEIAMDPPRRLSPDGEVMGTTPIHFRCLPGALPVFA
- a CDS encoding endonuclease III, with translation MRSRRRNKPDPVPDPELAERVAAAVSALEKAFGEPKWSGPVDPVDVLVRTILSQNTNDRNRDRAYEELRRRYPTWAEVADAEPEGIALAIRVAGLSRQKSVVIRDVLRWIRDTVGGFNLSKLCQMDVQEAVAWLGQLKGIGVKTVAVVLMFACGRDVFPVDTHVHRIVQRLGFVPVGASAEKTFWLMAPVVPAGKGYSFHLNLLRLGRSICRARAPKCGSCPLASLCPYPQASSTGKGVAAQG
- a CDS encoding ribosomal L7Ae/L30e/S12e/Gadd45 family protein; translated protein: MSGSDLVPKAEALLGFARRAGRLAIGSSAIEASLRKRRCRLLIFAQDASRWTVRHLASQAFRAGVPVVAFSTRNRLGQILGRGLVAAIGVDDPQFAASLRDTLASIPDARRISEEELFPRSRKPRRGRQGAK
- a CDS encoding 1-acyl-sn-glycerol-3-phosphate acyltransferase codes for the protein MLSTGWCWTVGLALFTVLALAVLVAALLLPLRVYDPFLKWACRTLLRVCGVRVRVEGSVQREVLPCLFLGNHVNILDPLIYGGYLPGPVRGVELASHFRWPVYGWVIRRIGNVPIEQSYGRGFHRSYRKAAEQLRRGVSVAVLPEGHRTRDGTLLPFTRAPFAFAREAQVPIVPVALVGAYEICRKGSLRISPGVVRLRIGSPMMPAEASAFDASHLRTRVREAIEKLLEEGQAPGGSGEVPPENKGLRSVRVPNSDP
- a CDS encoding YlxR family protein → MSNTPRGGQRPTGAGLRAKASHIPERTCVGCRRKGPKTDFLRIARNRSGEVAIDPHFRAPGRGAYLCLNEECVRKAKKRGALARALRTSVEDAFYEALLKYVRERSGPQS
- a CDS encoding Clp1/GlmU family protein: MAELQIPEDWRAAARQILSSPGVVAVLGGPDSGKSTFCTYLGRQAVDQGLRTALVDADVGQSRVGPPGCIGWAWFQSAGLGPEEDLWFVGSFSPSRHLTECVAGTFRLVMAALSRGAQMVIVDTTGLVRGRDGFQLKMAKLHCLRPNHVVVFRRDLQGTALLQMILLSNDWSTLLVDVPPGVRMRTREERRAYRIGLLQTYLARAEEEEFRRPTVVAQVDRLVPLEGREVLVRYPEPDPSLATFGGRTAEFEQRRLCALESEYGRCLGIGVLTDFDPWGGCVRVQWRRLRAGEVRLIRVSEVPLELLSGE
- the selB gene encoding selenocysteine-specific translation elongation factor, whose amino-acid sequence is MSSDASPRRAIIGTAGHVDHGKSSLVKALTGTDPDRLKEEKERGLTIDLGFAYLSDKAAIIDVPGHERFIKNMVAGVSTIDLVLFVVAADDGVMPQTREHLEILDLLRVRRGIIVLNKIDLVEREWLELVEGEVRELVRGTFLESAPIVRVSAVTGEGIDALRQEIDRAMEELPERADRGLFFMPIDRAFVLRGFGTVVTGSVLSGRVRVGDRLEIQPKGLEVRVRSIQRHGKPVERVGVAERAGINLLGVEKEVIERGDVLVEPGYYVPTDRLHVSFRLLPSAPRPLQQLARVRLHLGTGEYLCRVRLLGREQVLPGEECLAELRLEEKVVSQWGAPFVVRSYSPLVTIGGGVILDLYPARFDRKETGTVAFLSEQASLDLERAVAARIRRAGRQPVELRTLAQQLTTHPDQLQAVVDGLVRKGTVVRIKRGGRDGFVHQEALQEVESLLLEVVRRYHADQPLREGMNRSEAQESLPGQVDISLFEAAVERLVQAGLLVQQGGLLRLPEHTVRLTPEEEELRRRVLHELEEGGYSPPSVPDMAARLAVPVSRLTNLLGALEAKGEVVRIEADLYLEMGRVRQAQELLRQYCTERGEITVSEFRELLGTTRRYALGLLLRFDEMGVTERVGDVRRLAGQAGS
- a CDS encoding alpha-amylase family glycosyl hydrolase, encoding MKPDFRRGCLLLLFLIPGWAYTQPRVSWEPTFPTPYSTLTIRVTGCTMGGYLHWGVNGWKEPISAYWPPGTFRWGDGAAVESPLQGPDANRVCSITLGPFTDPRQQVSSVDFVIHWSNNSWDNNNGNDYHITLLTRVSWRPLEPSVNDTIWIRVSGCTQGGFLHWGVNGVGRQWERPVSEYWPPGSTLWSDGVAVETPLFGPSAARVCSVAVGPFRSGAQLVEKLDFAFRWADGSWDNNFGQDYHIPVSPEPLSGAVQVRFVSPSSDTVLTGGATIRIEGVRSETLELWIDGRPRAAASGTTLEWWWEAAAEAPGRHRLVAKAQDGAGLVALARVDVWTLPQLVNAEPPPGTRLGATDNGDGTVTFALFAPNTRFFVSLVGDFNGWNPAADVMNRSPDGRWWIVKALAPGTYRYRFVIDGELGLADPYAREVDWTLQGQQDYRPENARSVIRVGAPAYQWHDQQYRRPSWYDYVIYEMHVGDFAGTFEGVRNKLDYLVGLGINAIELMPCYEFPGSNSWGYNPAFYFAPEATYGSPEDLKRLIDEAHQRGIAVFMDMVFNHVDWSSPLVLPYADNLDNSPYFHSAGNDWGMPDFDHTKPATKQLFRDVVEFWIREYHIDGFRFDATRYIEEEGIASFADYARTLDPLVYRIAEHLPQDPTLLSRVPVSAEWHDTFHDVMKTNLRTFDSEGTRRALDYAADGFRDPTNVINYTVSHDEQRTIYECLNYVGTDYATAVAYEKMTGAVLLAAAGVPMLYHGQEYGEDLPKVVGRNPLDWTKPSREPWQGILRYYRGLLSLRKALPALRRGTVSVVRTYSNQRTVVFHRTYGQESVVVAANFSRSPQTVQVPFPVDGQWFEFTRDETLQVAGGVIQLTLSGPETRIFTQRRVWTSVKEGESPTLPTHAELAIPHPNPFHKESVTALRLPAGTVGEVGIYDVLGRKVATLRAGPFPAGTHSLIWDGRLEDGSPAPSGVYVVQFAGSDVVLRQKVLLLR
- a CDS encoding ferritin family protein, translating into MANLFLASEIVAMNVTEERNGYEFYKALASSAKSSRLREAAERIAQQEKRHEERFRKWLTELEPHHSVESYPGEYDAYVRALLRNRTFPDDAAARKMATEAQSDLQAVELALQMEKNTLLLLQELRKHCPEQDLAFVDATVREEEDHLIELTEIREQLAS
- a CDS encoding nitronate monooxygenase, producing the protein MAKKLPKFKTRVTELFGIEYPIIQGGMSWVADHHLVVPVCEAGGLGVLGAGSMSPSQLHGEIAAVRAGTSKPFAVNVPLTRSDAPKLIRVCLDLEVKIIFTSAGNPAVFTPQLKEKGVTVVHVVSNVRQAVRAERAGVDAVVAEGFEAGGHVGREEIGTITLVPQVVDAVSVPVIAAGGIADARGFVAALALGAEGVQVGTRFAATVEANCSIYYKNAIVRAEDAATVVVTRSLIPTRVIRNALAEQLLRAEQRGAQEPQLREILQEGRARMAIVDGELAEGLIEAGQSAGLVKSLRTVELVFEDFLEGYVKVLRRLQGLVEVKGTR